The nucleotide window GGAGTCATCTAGGCCCCCAAATCACTGTAATTTAGCTAGTCACCAAATGAGGTAATGATGAATAAAACGTTCACAACTTTATGTACAACATCAAGTGTCAAGATATCAAGATAATGCATGACaaactaagctagctagcaagttaGCGTAGCTTTCATAACATTAGAGTAGAACACACATAACAAGATAGCAATCACGTATTTGTGGTTGTCAGTAAGAATAATTAGCTTGTTTGATCCAGATAAAAGCAGCTGTAGAGATGACGGAAGTCCGGGTTTGGCACGACACCGTTAACTGGTGATATTTTATACTGCTAGCATCTAAGGTTTGTTCTTGTTTCATATGCAGGTGGAAGATGTCTGTGGCTGCGCTTCGAATGATCCGCTGTCGGCGACTGAGCACCACTGGCCCGAGTATGAAGAAAGTCTTGCCCTGGAGGGACATAAGTAGGTTGCATGGGAACGGTGACCCATGGCTAATCTATCCTTATGGTTAAGCATCGTAGCTAGTATAGACAGactgaagttatttccaaaAGACACTGGTTTGCGTGTGGTCACCTTTCTCACTAAAGACGGCATATTGTAAGTATGAATGTCTTCATTAATGGACTTATTCTTTTTGACATTTAGGGAAAATTGCTAAAGTCACCTGTGCTGTTGTGTTGGGGTATGTCAAATTGACATGACaatgtttttaaaatatttttttaaataaataaaattaaagCTTTTCTGGTCTGACAATATCTGTCTTTCACCCACCAGGGGCTGTGTGTTCATCACATATGAGGTGGTGACCTTGAACAGAGCTGTGACCATTGATACTCAGGCCATTCTGCAGGAGAAACGGAAGTCCTACATATACCTGCGCCCCACACCTACAAAGGAGCAGGACAAGATAAGCACGGGTACTCTGTGTCATTCACCTTAAGCTTTATGACAGGTCTTATGGTGGTATCTCTGATAGCACGCATATATGTACAGTAACATaatgtacagtaggcctacattactTTATTGTTTGTGCCAACTGCTCTGTGTTAAGCCTGCCACGACACTACAACAAATACGGTTTCAGTTTCAGTAAATGATTATTGAAATCAATACATCTCCACATCCAGACCAGGTGTCCATCTTAACAAtcactcccttccttccttttttctctctctctctttctgtctctctttctctctctcctgtgtcatTCATCCTGTCTGTTCACTGATCTCACTTCCACTGGTCAAGGCTGACTTGtttatgaaagaaagaaaaaagaaatagcCTCCTGCCAAACCAAGCCAAATCAAACAATCAAATTATTCAATTATGCATGCTTACATtatgtaaagtgaaaatgttatttaaatatttaaaataCAAGATTCTGAATTAAGCGTGTTAGCCCAAGAGTATTTCCAACTGTATAGTCCTCAGTGTAAACTGACAGCATAATTCAGTTGAGAACATTTGCTATAGATTTGTATTGTTTCAGGGATCACAAACAAAGCCAGGAGAGAACTTCACAAAGCAGTTCGTACATTTCTGGAACTCTCCTCAAGGATTCTTCTTCGACCACTCGATGGTAAGAAAAAGAACATAAAAAATCCCTGCTGATGTCCAATACTTAACAGCTGAAAATGTATTTAGCCTCACCACAAACAATCAGGCTTCTTATTCTGAGATTACTGGAAAGCAGAAGTCAGTGATGGAAACAGAAATATTCTCAATGTCGCAAAGAGGAACTGAAGTCCAGCTGTGTAATTGGAGATGCTCTTAGACAGACTTTTTGTAGTTTTGTTGGTTAGCCTCAGGATGCACCTGTCCCtttgtctccgtgtgtgtgtgtgttttgttgaatTCAACTGTTGGACAAACTACCCCTATCTTTTTTGCATTTGTTAGACTTCGTGAAGTGTCACTTGTGTTGTATGACTACTTTGAAAAGATcacacagaagaaaaaaagtctaCGTTTATAAGGAATGTAATATTTTGAAACTTCACAGTTTTCCAATTGAAAGCAGCCCGACTGAACGGTCCAGGTTGGCAAACTCTTTATCTAGGGTTATTGTATAATGGTAGCCTTCTGTGGTAGTTGTTAGAATCCTaggtttttcttttgttttggtAACTATTTGTGATTTAGATTTAGACACCATGGCGTTGATCTTATGGCTtgatgtatatatgtatatatcatattgatattgtgtgtatgtgtattgtaGAACACTTGAGTCGTGTGGATGCAGATCCCCATGAGGTGGCACTGTGGGTTCTGTTGAAAAGGACGCGGTCCAACACCAGGTCTGTCAGACTGCAGGCAGTTCAGGACCTGGCAGGCAACCACCACTGGCATGGTGAGGAGGCCGACagccaccacacagcctcatgacctttcacctcccaATCCCTCACCTCACCACCTGCTTCCAACTCTGTCAGTTTCTTTCTCCAGCACTTTTCCTGTCACGTCGGTTACAGCCACCATTAGAAATGTCTCAGTTAGCTCCGTGTCCAGCTACTGTAGCTCGTCCTCCTACTGTTGTGACCAGCACTCAGACTAACTCGTGAACTCGACGTCAGGCATCTTAGCGTGAGATCTCCCTCTGATCCAGCCGTGTGTTGCAGACTACCAGTTCCAGACCGCGGCCCAGGTGGTAGACCAGCGGACGGTGGTGGGGCTGGCACGCACCCATCAGGTGGACCGGcgcttcttcctctccccacctcttctGCCCGAGGTCCAGGATGTACGTATCTCCTCCTTTCACAATGACTGTATCTCTGAAGTTCCATGTGTCTCTTCACTTGTTTTCACAGATAGCGAACAGTAGATGCGagctcgcacacacgcacacacacaaacaaacacacacacaggtgggctGATGTGAGGTTGCTCCCTCTGCTCAGGGGTTTTCTGTGGAGGATGGCCTCAGGCAGCTGCTGGCGTCTCTGCCCCAGTCGGAGGTGGACGTGTGTGTCCAGTACTTCACCTCACTCGCCCTGCGGGAGAGCAGCCAGTCGCTGGCGACACAgagggtaggacacacacacactctcacacagttacgcatgcacacacacacactctgaggtgAATCACCTCTTTTAACCCCTTCACACACAGTCGCCCATATACCTGATACACcctaacttgtgtgtgtgtgtgtgtgtgtgtcagggtggtcTGTGGTGTTTCGGGGGGAACGGCCTCCCCTATGCTCAGAGCCTCACTTCTGTCCCCTCTGAGAAGGTGGAGTCCTTCTGTCTACAGGCTCTGGTTCAACACTCCAAGGTGAGGACCTCACCGGTCTTTATAACATGTTTCATCACCTGTTTACCATTTCTAGTATCATAACCCCCCCCAATCCCCATGTCCCTCGTCCAGGTACAGAGTCACTGTGACCACATTGTGGCCAACGGGGGTCTGCAACTCCTCCAGAGGGTCTACCAGCTTCGCAAAGACTCCCAGAAGCTCCAGAGAAACATCATACGCATCATTGGTAACTTGGCGCTTAACGACAGTGCCCACCAGGCCATCATACAGTCAGGTAGGTGAACGCCACTGATCACTCACTGGCCAACAGATCCATTCCTCTGTGTTTACTAGGTCTGAATAACATTAATATTGTAGGGAACATAGTGCAGTGTCATGTTACTTTAGTCCACAAATACAGGAAAGATTAAAGGTGTcatgtgtggtggtgttgttTGGAAGGTTGGGTGCCTGTCCTAGCAGAGCTGATGCAGTCCACACACATCATGCAGGCTTCCCATGCAGCCCGCGCCCTGGCAAACCTCGACAGAGACACGGTGAAGGAGAGGTACCAGGATGGGGTTTATGTTCTCCACCCACAGTGTCGCACCAGGTACTGTGAGGTCTTCACCAATGTTAACATACATAGGAATTTGTTTTTTCATACACAATGTGGCGTATCAATCTATTTGTTGCTCTTGATTCGTGTTCAGCCAGCCAATCAAAGCAGACGTGTTATTCGTCCATGGGCTCCTGGGGGCGGCCTTTAAGACATGGCGGCAGAAGGACTGTGATGtgactgaggaggagaaggcgtTCAAGGAGGACTACACAGAGTGCTGGCCCAAGGTAACCACTGCTGCGTGGAATGACTGAGTTATATACAGACATGACATCAGTTTCAATGATCTAGAAGCGTGCACATTCCAATGCTCACTCTTTGCTTTTTGATTGGCTCCTTTTTGTCTGTTCCCTTAGTCGTGGTTGGCTGAAGACTGCCCTAACTTGAGGGTTCTGTCGGTAGAGTACGACTCTCACTTGAGCGACTGGAGGTCCAAGTGTCCTGCTGAAAACCaaaggtgtctgtctgtctatatatttgtatatgtacattatattttggattggaagaCTTCGGAGTTGTTTGTGTCTCTATTTTCAGTATTTTGTACTGTATGGGTTTTTATATATGTATCACTTATTGCAGACTGTTTCTGATTATTCGACTCCATgctccgtgtgtgcgtgtgtgttcaggaaGTCTCTGGCCTATAGGAGCAGAGAGCTGCTTAAGAAGCTCAAGTCGgctggggtaggagagaggcCTGTGGTCTGGGTGGCGCACAGCATGGGAGGTACAGCACACTGGGTTGTCACATGATTCTGCTGTTCAAAAGAAACAATATCTTAGATTTTGgaatatatttgtatatataaGCAATAATATTGGTTATGGATTTTAAGGATGTTCCCATCTACTTTTGAAATGTTATGACACGGTTGATCTTGTTAGGCAACCATTAACAGCACACACAATCCCATTGACTGATTTCCCCCCTAGGCCTGCTGGTAAAGAAGATGCTACTGGACGCCGCCAACGACCCGGACCTCCAAGACCTGATGAAGAACACCAAGGGCATCATGTTCTACAGTGTTCCTCACCACGGAACCTTCATGGCTGAGTACTCGGTCAACGTCCGatacctcctcttcccctctgtaGAGGTTAAAGAGCTCTGCAGAGGTGTGTCTTAGGCTCAGACAGACATGACTCGACAGAAATGTGATACGGTTTGAAGACATATTGAATGTATACTGTTACCCCCTGGACCATCAACTATGAATAGGATCTGTAGTGAAAAACTCTCCGTCCTATATCTGTCTGTGTCGATCAGTCAGAATTGGCATTGTAGCTTGATGTCGTTCTTCAACATGCAAGCTCCTCACCTCACTCCCTTAGTTGTCCCGCTCTTCTGTTCCAGACTCCCCGGCATTGCGCGACCTCAATGAGAACTTCCTGGACATAGCCAAGGACAGGGACATCAAGGTGCTGAGTTTTGCCGAGACTCTGCCCACCACCATTGGACCCATGATCAAGATACAGGTGGTGCCCCCACAGTCAGCAGGTAGGGTCTCATTTATGGAATAAATATGTGCTATggagtgaggagggtgaggggaccAGGAGAAAGAACCACAGATCACTGTTGTAGTTTTAGACTTTTTAACCGTTTTAATCTTACCTGTGTATGTAATCTAACCCATGAGACCTTTGACTCTTCTCCTAATCCtaaatcttcctcctcttccagacCTGGGGATCGGGGATCTCATCCAGGTAGATGTGGATCATCTCAACATCTGCAAGCCTGAGAAGAAAGACTCTTTCCTCTACAAGCGCAGCCTCCAGTTCATCCAGGATGCGTTGCAGGGCTACGTCAGCTGATGAACACTGATGGGGTCCAGACACTTGAATAAGAGGTGGGGGTATGTTAGGGTAAGGCACCACCCCTGCCCAACCTACCTGCCAAGCTTAAGAAAACCTAACTGCCTCTCTTTTTGACTAATAGTAGAAACATTTTGATCATGGTGCTCATATTTTTGGTGTAAATGTGGTGACTTGAGAAATGGCTGGGTTTATGTTGGATAAATCCAAGGTGCTCCAAATGTTTTCCATCAAAAGTCACCCTCAGAAATAGAATACATGAACCACTAATAGATCATGTTTTAGGAGATTGTTTTTAAACATCATCTTGACCATGTTTACAAGTAGTAATTGAGTGGATGAGTCCATTTTGGTCTTTTATCTTAATCATGTAGAGATTTTAATACTTCATACCCTCTGCACATGCTGTTTTAAGTATAGACCGCACTGAATTTCCATGCCAAGTCAATACTTGAATTGCAAAGTATGAATTTAATTTGTCTATTTTTAATTTATCTTATATGTATTATAGATATCAGAATAACCTTGTTAAGTGCCATGATGTATGTCCTCTCAAGCCTTACCTCAGCAACTAAAATGTATTATGTCaggttgataaaaaaaaaaaaaactagaatcTGACACTTGCTTATCAGCTCCATTGTTTTTCTCTGTTAACAAGAAACATGTTGTGCAAAGCATTACCATCAATATCCCTGTCAAATAAACGGGCTCTGCAATATTATATTATAATCATTGTTTCATGAATGTTCTCATACATAGATAGTGGCTCACCTGTTAAGAGTGTGTACCACGTAGGCTGAGGCTGCACCTGCATGGCCTCCTCTTGCACCCCTACATTTCctgtcactttacatttagtcatttagcagacgctcttatccagagcgactttacACTGTCTTTATTCCAATACATCAAAAAATGCCGTAAAATACATTGAGAGACAAGGTTTTCTCATACTATCACAGGGCTGAAAATATACCCACAGTTAAACATGGGCCCTTTAAAATGTGTCGGTGTTTTGTCCCTCATGAGACCCCATACATCCCATAATTCTTTGAGGCAGCGTCACGGAGAAGCAATATACGTCAACAAAGCCAGCAACACAGGTAAAACGGGAGACAAGTTAATTAATAATTGTATATAAGTAGCAGCTGTATGTTGTTCATAGAATAGCCATGGGTGTGGTGTGGCGTTATACTTGCTGGTGCTAATTACATTTGAACACGATTAGCAACTCACAAATTCTAGAATTGCCTGCATTTCCTGTAGCTTAGCCACTCCGTTTGACTTGTTTCTGTCTAGCTAGATAATCTATCAGCAACTTCACATCTCTATATTTTCTGAAGGAACAATGGTATATTTTTTGTTGTCCTTTTAGCTGGATCCCATTTTTATTGCTACCCAAGTCCTGTCTGCCTGACAAAATGGTCAACGTCCTCAAGGGTGTCCTTGTTGAATGGTAAACCTAAAGTATTATAATCTATAGACTGTGTAGACAATGTATGTTGTTCTGCATAGCGGTATTTAATCATCCCCCACACCCCAATAGTGACCCGGCCATGAAGCAGTTTCTGCTGTACCTAGATGAAACGTCAGCCCTGGGAAAGAAATTCATCATCCAGGACCTGGACGACACGCACGTGTTTATCTTGGCTGAGGTGGTCCATATCCTccaggagagggtgggagagcttATGGACCAGAACTCTTTCCCCGTCACCCAGAAGTAAAGGAGAGCAGAACACTGAGCTCGTCACTGTAGAACTAAGGACAATGTACCTTTGGCAGCCTGTCTCTACTGACTGGACGGATCTTTTGAATTGATTACATTGTTTGCAGAAAATTCACTTTCTACTGGGTTAAGAAACACCCTTTAGATATAAAAACATTGAACATCTTTATCCTTTACATGCATTACATATTTGCATTGCTATCCGCACATGTATCAGTGGTAGCAGAGTTTTTGTTGGGATTTACGACTCTGTTGTAAGGTTGTTCATATAATTGATCCAGTGTGGATGTAAAAAAAATGACATGAAACAAATATACGCTGATGGTTGAGTGAAGATGCATACCCAGTATTAACTGTTCTCCTGGTGTGTTGTAAGTGCTGACTTTAATACATAACTCTATGGCTTTTCAAAAACGTGGAATAAACTTTTGATATGCTTGTAGTTTCCGACTGGTTTTGACCTTATACTTATATAAATCTAATTAAATGCAAATACCCTGTCAATTTTCAAGCACGCATCTTCCTCGCGCGCCCCCCAGCCGGCTCTACTTATCTGGCATAGTAACGTTGATTGACGGCGTAACGGGAACTGCCAGAGCAGCTGGCTAGCCAGTTATCATGGATGAGTTTCAAACTGGAGAGGAGGTAAGTGGACATAACGTCTGTTTCGATTATGTGGCTAGATGAATAGCGAATTTtatgcacacatattctgaatataACATACTGGGAGCTATAGTAAGCTGGCTAACTACAATTTTGCTAACGCCCGGTCTGTAGGCTAGCTACTAGCTCTGGCTAGCTAAATCATCTTTTGTTTCTGAACCAGACTGCCTTTGTCGTCGACGAAGTGAGCACTATTATCAAAGAGGTAATTAGATGTCGACAAAGTTACAATTTTTGTCCCAATATGATTAATTTATTTTGACATTATTTTGCAAGTATTCTGTGTTAACATAGCCTATCAAGTTAAATCATTCCCGTTGCTAAGGACATCAATACTGATAGTTGCTAGCCAGCTTCTTAGTCATCACGGGAGGGGAACTAACTCGGTGTGAATCTGTATTTAGTCAGTTGAAGGAGCCATTGGTGGAAATGCCTATCAGCATAGCCGAGTGAACCAGTGGACCACCAATGTAGTGGAACAGTGCCTGAGCCAACTCAGCAAGCTGGGCAAGCCTTTCAAATATATTGGTATGTGGTAATGTGGAAAGACTTACACTACTGCGTTCATCTGCAAGTCAACATGACATATCCACCTCTTCAGTccatttaaatgcatttactaATGTGTCTCAACAGTGACATGTATCATCATGCAGAAGAATGGGGCAGGTCTGCAGACAGCCAGCTCATGCTTCTGGGACAACACTACTGATGGTGAGAGTcttgccctgtctctctcacagagaAACCTGATACCTACACTACAGGTCTCAAACCATATGGTGTTCAAGGTGGAACTCATCCTGGTTGTCTTCTGTGCTTTCAGGTAGCTGTACGGTCAGGTGGGAGAACAAGACCATGTACTGCATAGTCAGTGTTTTTGGCCTGGCAATCTGAACTCCTTACCTGCACAGACCAGACACTAGTGTTCTTCCATGAATTAACTTTTCTGTGTATCTAACCTGATTGCTGGCAATTTTACCAAACTGTTtccaaaaatctttttttttatacctAAGTGTTTGCACTGTGTTGTGCTGTTCTAATTTTTCTCTGGGCCAATTTGTCATGTTAAGATTTGCTACAGTttgattaaattattttctgttTCCAACCATTTGTCCTTTGACTTATCGATCAATGATATGCACACCACACCTAGATATGTTTAGTATAAAACTACAAACACATTCTGAGTTTGTTTTAATGAATACTTTACTGGATACAGAATAGTGCTTTATTTACATGTGGTATTTACAGTACAGACAACTCTTTCTATGCCACTCGAAGATTTCTGTTAAACTCAAATTAAACTCCTCGAAGGTCACGTTTATATTATTGAAAGAATCTCAATCACAAACATTCACATCAAAAATATTTACACAACTTGTTAGACCTATTGAGTGAGAACAAGGCACAATCTATCAGAATGCGTTTGATCCGCCTTTTTCTTTTCATCCTCAAACATTTTGCTTTACACTTCAAATGACCAATGCCTTTTACACCTTTTACCGACAAATGCATGTACTTCATTTTGAAATGTAGTACcattttatatgaaaaacaaTGAGTCAATGTAATAGGTTGGTTAGTGTGAGTGTAGGTTGGTTAGTGTGAGTGTAGATAGGTTGGTTAGAGAGTATAGATAATACAGTTCAGATTTAAAAATGAAGGAAGAACATAGTTCCACTTAATAAAAAGGCAGAACAGACTTGTTTGAAGAATTGGCATGAAGTAAATATGCAGGCCAACGGTTTCATACAAATAAGCACAAACAGTGAAGCATTCATGAGACAGTTCATTGGAATGATGTCCAAAGTCATTCGATTCTTTAAATGTTTCAGGAAAACGAAAGCTGATGACAACAATGAAAGCAaaaacaatacaatatcaaaaGCCATCACTGGGGCAAAGGTAAAGTACATTCCCACACATGGAGTGCAATCATAAAGCTGCTACAGGTATGTAAAGGTTGGCAAAGGAGAGGACATATGTAGCCATACCAACCCCACTTAAGGTACAATGTTACTATAGTAACATGGGTCACACTGGAAGTCCTCAGGGGGTGTCAACAAAATACTCTACAATTAACAACTGAACACATTAAATATGTGGATCAAGATATGTGCATGAGTCATAACAGTGGCAATCTAGATTTCTAGAAATACTCCCCTTAAAAATGGGCAAACAACACAAATACAAAGCACAGAAAGATATGATAGTGGTTTGACACAATTTCAAAACAAACTTTGATAACCTTTGATTTTCCCTATAAATAAAAAGATCCTATTATCATTATTGGCACTGTTCCCTTTACCACTGTTCATCTATATCAATTAGAAATAAGGAAATGCAAGTCATGAAAAAGGGTAGTTTTGATGTGGCTAAATGTAGTTTCCTTTTAAATTCCACCGAAAGTTTGGAACTATGAAATGCTACAAAAACATTGTCCGACCACACCTGCAGTCTTTTCCTTTCAGTGAAATTACATTCAAAAGACTTTCCAGTTTTCTATTTAAAAATATAGTTATGTACACTTACAGTATATCACTATTTGCATAACCTATGCAAACACTCCTTATTGAAATCGGGTGGTTTGTTAAATACTCCACCTGGCACCTCAAACACGACAGGAGAGCAAGTGATGCTCCAATCAGAGATCACATCAGTCAGTGTCGCTCTCATCCTGGTACTTGGCGGTTGCTTTGATGGCACGGCCATTTTGTAAAGGCATTTCCTCGTAGTCGCTCCttcgtaaaaaaaagaaaaatatttaaCAGAAAGACAAAGTGGAACATAGGAGATTGTACGCTGAAGGGTTAGGATGTTGTACAAACGAGATCACTCACCCATATATTACTTCATCATCAGAGTCATTAAGCATAGAGAAAGCGGGATTGTCCTTCAATTGGGAATCTGGGGGACAGATAACTAGTCATAATGCGATACATTTCTGGGAGAAATGACAATGCGTACACTTATATTTTCTCCTCGACTGACTTACCATAAAGAGCATTTTTAGAAGGGG belongs to Osmerus eperlanus chromosome 8, fOsmEpe2.1, whole genome shotgun sequence and includes:
- the serac1 gene encoding protein SERAC1 isoform X1; the encoded protein is MRWKMSVAALRMIRCRRLSTTGPSMKKVLPWRDIRKIAKVTCAVVLGGCVFITYEVVTLNRAVTIDTQAILQEKRKSYIYLRPTPTKEQDKISTGITNKARRELHKAVRTFLELSSRILLRPLDVFQLKAARLNGPEHLSRVDADPHEVALWVLLKRTRSNTRSVRLQAVQDLAGNHHWHDYQFQTAAQVVDQRTVVGLARTHQVDRRFFLSPPLLPEVQDGFSVEDGLRQLLASLPQSEVDVCVQYFTSLALRESSQSLATQRGGLWCFGGNGLPYAQSLTSVPSEKVESFCLQALVQHSKVQSHCDHIVANGGLQLLQRVYQLRKDSQKLQRNIIRIIGNLALNDSAHQAIIQSGWVPVLAELMQSTHIMQASHAARALANLDRDTVKERYQDGVYVLHPQCRTSQPIKADVLFVHGLLGAAFKTWRQKDCDVTEEEKAFKEDYTECWPKSWLAEDCPNLRVLSVEYDSHLSDWRSKCPAENQRKSLAYRSRELLKKLKSAGVGERPVVWVAHSMGGLLVKKMLLDAANDPDLQDLMKNTKGIMFYSVPHHGTFMAEYSVNVRYLLFPSVEVKELCRDSPALRDLNENFLDIAKDRDIKVLSFAETLPTTIGPMIKIQVVPPQSADLGIGDLIQVDVDHLNICKPEKKDSFLYKRSLQFIQDALQGYVS
- the serac1 gene encoding protein SERAC1 isoform X2; the protein is MRWKMSVAALRMIRCRRLSTTGPSMKKVLPWRDIRKIAKVTCAVVLGGCVFITYEVVTLNRAVTIDTQAILQEKRKSYIYLRPTPTKEQDKISTGITNKARRELHKAVRTFLELSSRILLRPLDEHLSRVDADPHEVALWVLLKRTRSNTRSVRLQAVQDLAGNHHWHDYQFQTAAQVVDQRTVVGLARTHQVDRRFFLSPPLLPEVQDGFSVEDGLRQLLASLPQSEVDVCVQYFTSLALRESSQSLATQRGGLWCFGGNGLPYAQSLTSVPSEKVESFCLQALVQHSKVQSHCDHIVANGGLQLLQRVYQLRKDSQKLQRNIIRIIGNLALNDSAHQAIIQSGWVPVLAELMQSTHIMQASHAARALANLDRDTVKERYQDGVYVLHPQCRTSQPIKADVLFVHGLLGAAFKTWRQKDCDVTEEEKAFKEDYTECWPKSWLAEDCPNLRVLSVEYDSHLSDWRSKCPAENQRKSLAYRSRELLKKLKSAGVGERPVVWVAHSMGGLLVKKMLLDAANDPDLQDLMKNTKGIMFYSVPHHGTFMAEYSVNVRYLLFPSVEVKELCRDSPALRDLNENFLDIAKDRDIKVLSFAETLPTTIGPMIKIQVVPPQSADLGIGDLIQVDVDHLNICKPEKKDSFLYKRSLQFIQDALQGYVS
- the gtf2h5 gene encoding general transcription factor IIH subunit 5 — encoded protein: MVNVLKGVLVECDPAMKQFLLYLDETSALGKKFIIQDLDDTHVFILAEVVHILQERVGELMDQNSFPVTQK
- the dynlt1b gene encoding dynein light chain Tctex-type 1: MDEFQTGEETAFVVDEVSTIIKESVEGAIGGNAYQHSRVNQWTTNVVEQCLSQLSKLGKPFKYIVTCIIMQKNGAGLQTASSCFWDNTTDGSCTVRWENKTMYCIVSVFGLAI